From a single Lagopus muta isolate bLagMut1 chromosome 30, bLagMut1 primary, whole genome shotgun sequence genomic region:
- the LOC125686012 gene encoding uncharacterized protein LOC125686012: MAGRQEPGLQPASQGRQAGARTPVSQPRQAGRGPVSSQPAKAGRQGSGLQPGCQGRQAGARTPAIQPRQEGRSQDSSQPAKAGRQEPGLQTAIKCRQAGARTPASQPRQAGRGQDSSELAKAGRQEPGLQPAYHGSKAGARTPAGKQRQASKDHDYRLPDNAGRQWPGLQPARHGRQAGARTPASKPMHAGRSQDSSQLAKAGRQEPGLQPASQGSQAGARTPARKPRQAGRSQDSSQPAKAGRQGPGLQPASQARQAGARTPVSQPRQAGRSQDSSQPDTAGRQEPGLQSASQGSQAGARTPASQPRQAGRSKDSSQVAKAARQEPGLQPASQARQAGARTPVRKPMQAGRSQDSSQQAKAGKQGPRLQAASQGRQAVARNPASRTWQAGKSQDSSHPVKAGRQEPGLQPPSQGRQAGARTPVSKSMQAGNSQDSSQVAKAGRQEPGLQPASQGSQAGARTPASQPRQVGRGQNSSQQAKAARQEPGLQPSSQGRQAGARTPAS, encoded by the exons atggcaggcaggcaggagccaggactccagccagctagccaaggcaggcaggcaggagccaggactccagtcagccagccaaggcaggcaggcaggggcccggtatccagccagccagccaaggcaggcaggcaggggtcaggactccagccaggttgccaaggcaggcaggcaggagccaggactccagccatccagccaaggcaggaaggaaggagccaggactccagccagccagccaaggcaggcaggcaggagccaggactccagacagcaatcaagtgcaggcaggcaggggcccggactccagccagccagccaag gcaggcaggcaggggccaggactccagcgagctagccaaggcaggcaggcaggagccaggactccagccagcctaccacggcagcaaggcaggagccaggactccagccggCAAGcaaaggcaggcaagcaaggaccacgactacaggctgccagacaacgcaggcaggcagtggccaggactccagccagccagacatggcaggcaggcaggagccaggactccagccagcaagccaatgcatgcaggcaggagccaggactccagccagttagccaaggcaggcaggcaagagccaggactccagccagctagccaaggcagccaggcaggagccaggactccagccaggaagccaaggcaggcaggcaggagccaagactccagccagccagccaaggcaggcaggcaggggcccggactccagccagccagccaagccaggcaggcaggggccaggactccagtcagccagccaaggcaggcaggcaggagccaagactccagccagccagacacggcaggcaggcaggagccaggactccagtcagcaagccaaggcagccaggcaggagccaggacaccagccagccagccaaggcaggcaggcaggagcaaggactccagccaggtagccaaggcagccaggcaggagccaggactccagccagccagccaagccaggcaggcaggagccaggactccagtccgcaagccaatgcaggcaggcaggagccaggactccagccagcaagccaaggcaggcaagcaaggaccacgactacaggctgccagccaaggcaggcaggcagtggccaggaatccagccagccggacatggcaggcaggcaagagccaggactccagccatccagtcaaggcaggcaggcaggagccaggactccagccacctagccaaggcaggcaggcaggagccaggactccagtcagcaagtcaatgcaggcaggcaacagccaggactccagccaggtagccaaggcaggcaggcaggagccaggactccagccagccagccaaggcagccaggcaggggcccggactccagccagccagccaaggcaggtaggcaggggccagaactccagtcagcaagccaaggcagccaggcaggagccaggactccagccatccagtcaaggcaggcaggcaggagccaggactccagccagctag